The Mycoplasmopsis gallinacea genome includes a window with the following:
- the obgE gene encoding GTPase ObgE produces the protein MARFIDEIKIFLQAGKGGDGMMSFRREAHVDKGGPDGGDGGNGGNIYFVGDLGKNTLLSFYKNKHIVAEDGVKGGPKNLYGANGKHTYVKVPIGTLVYKGKQLVADVIEPDKPYLVAKGGKGGRGNTKFKTAKNTAPRTTENGMPGEKYEAEIVLKILSDVGLVGKPSAGKSTFLNAISNAKAKVAEYEFTTLVPQLGMVQWYENSFTVADLPGLIKGAALGKGLGIQFLKHIERCRVIAHIIDFGLEEKNPIEDYETINQELHSYNLKLEKKKQLIVANKSDLPSFETHMKSFKEKYPDLVVIPISAINKENLNLVKKGLWEMILHTDYDPIDNSENEVKEITFEPDYVVKNPYKGYFEVSGKKVEELYHKIPINTYDNLVRFNNILKKIGVWEELVRQGVTKGDTISIYGFQFEWEDEQ, from the coding sequence ATGGCGCGTTTTATAGATGAAATTAAGATTTTTTTACAAGCAGGAAAAGGTGGAGATGGAATGATGTCATTCCGTCGTGAAGCTCACGTTGATAAAGGTGGACCTGATGGTGGAGATGGTGGTAACGGAGGTAATATTTACTTCGTTGGTGACCTTGGTAAAAATACCCTTTTAAGCTTTTACAAAAATAAACACATAGTAGCTGAAGATGGTGTAAAAGGTGGTCCAAAAAACTTATACGGGGCTAATGGGAAACACACATATGTTAAAGTTCCGATTGGAACTTTAGTATACAAAGGTAAACAACTTGTTGCTGATGTTATTGAACCTGACAAACCATATTTAGTAGCTAAAGGTGGAAAAGGTGGTAGAGGAAACACTAAATTCAAAACCGCTAAAAATACTGCACCTAGAACTACCGAAAATGGAATGCCTGGTGAAAAATATGAAGCAGAAATTGTGCTTAAAATTCTTTCAGATGTTGGTCTTGTTGGTAAACCAAGTGCAGGTAAAAGTACCTTTTTAAATGCTATTTCTAATGCTAAAGCAAAAGTCGCTGAATATGAATTTACCACTTTGGTGCCTCAACTCGGAATGGTTCAATGATACGAAAATTCATTCACCGTTGCTGACTTACCAGGGCTTATCAAAGGTGCTGCTTTAGGTAAAGGGCTTGGTATTCAGTTCTTAAAACATATTGAACGTTGTCGTGTTATTGCTCATATTATTGACTTTGGTTTAGAAGAAAAAAATCCAATTGAAGATTATGAAACAATCAACCAAGAATTACATAGTTATAATTTAAAACTTGAAAAGAAAAAACAATTAATTGTTGCAAATAAATCAGATCTTCCTTCTTTTGAAACACATATGAAATCATTCAAAGAAAAATACCCAGATCTTGTTGTAATCCCTATTTCAGCAATTAATAAAGAAAACCTCAACCTTGTGAAAAAAGGTTTATGAGAAATGATTCTTCATACAGATTACGATCCAATTGATAATAGTGAAAATGAAGTAAAAGAAATTACTTTTGAGCCTGATTATGTAGTAAAAAACCCTTACAAAGGATACTTCGAAGTTAGTGGTAAAAAAGTTGAAGAGCTTTACCACAAAATTCCAATTAACACTTATGATAACCTTGTTCGCTTTAACAACATTTTAAAGAAAATCGGTGTATGAGAAGAACTTGTACGTCAAGGAGTAACTAAGGGCGATACTATTTCAATTTATGGATTCCAATTCGAGTGAGAAGATGAACAATAA
- the secDF gene encoding protein translocase subunit SecDF codes for MIERIKKFFALTNWKRWLISAITIISTFLAITFGSVFFVSKNVNKSIDYGGGIEVRVQIKDSKTNQNADKTLTEQVNTSLFNRLTGGTGLNGISVSTEGDGKIRITKSGEISDAERKEFESEIVEKPLLTITDINMKPLFYNGKFTEEGSLENGEPINWVPPFQQNGAKYTNQNGKESVQITLSDNDAVAEWTRATQYLSQQDKQLTGQNLVLMWLDIEKLINIAKTEFPVEWDNANHNLWNFIHVNEKPYQEYEIDGRKQYRANAIKENVIAINELFLISSASVNSPINSKEVIINGNFTAAQAQKLANKINFGLSSYDLELLSSVYVNANLNNTAFDYAIIAGIVIFSVISLFMIINYGLLGALSTISIALYIFLTLLMFTVLRGEYSPATIAALIIGIGISVDANVITFERLKKEVYSGDTLNKAFKNSNKMSISSIMDANITTIIVGFILFFLGTKDVRGFSITLILSILFTLLVMLVFTRFLATMLVGTGAFNDRLYLLGIRKRYIKHTSKLGILVNKSNYLKNAKWFALLSLIFIIAGSIVFTIFAVQGQEFSAGINRSIEFSGGINFLVNADVAKGQEFTLDQANELKSLLVKNASDLNLLNPENVISIQSADSNSLNYVLSIKTSQDLTNSADKIKNLINDYNSDLIVTNYLVSAAEANKLVLNAFIATGISFIGIVIYILVRMNWTYSIAAIIGLLHDFLMVIAFVVITRLQVSTIIVAAVLSILGLSINDTVVTFDRIREKIQNKYANKILDKKDIKDIINSSIADTLKRSLFTSGTTLFAVATLLAFKNATNFTFNIVMLFGILIGVYSSIFICSWVWSKLELFRQRRIQKRIQTGYWNINKPEEQTFKGINDFKY; via the coding sequence ATGATAGAAAGAATAAAAAAATTCTTTGCACTTACAAATTGAAAAAGATGATTAATCAGTGCAATCACTATTATTTCTACTTTTTTAGCTATCACTTTTGGTAGTGTTTTTTTTGTTAGCAAAAACGTTAATAAATCAATAGATTATGGTGGTGGTATTGAAGTTCGTGTTCAAATTAAAGATAGTAAAACTAATCAAAATGCTGATAAAACTTTAACTGAACAAGTTAATACTTCATTATTTAATCGTCTTACAGGTGGTACAGGTTTAAATGGTATATCTGTTTCAACTGAAGGTGATGGAAAAATTAGAATTACAAAAAGTGGTGAAATTTCAGATGCAGAAAGAAAAGAATTCGAATCTGAAATTGTTGAAAAACCACTTTTAACCATTACTGACATTAATATGAAACCTCTTTTTTACAATGGTAAATTCACTGAAGAGGGTTCATTAGAAAATGGTGAACCAATTAATTGAGTTCCTCCATTTCAACAAAATGGTGCTAAGTACACAAATCAAAACGGTAAAGAATCAGTTCAAATTACATTAAGCGATAATGATGCAGTAGCTGAATGAACAAGAGCTACCCAATACTTATCACAACAAGATAAACAATTAACAGGTCAAAACTTAGTGTTAATGTGACTTGATATTGAAAAACTTATAAATATTGCTAAAACAGAGTTTCCAGTTGAATGAGACAATGCAAATCACAACTTATGAAACTTTATTCACGTTAATGAAAAACCATATCAAGAATATGAAATTGATGGAAGAAAACAATATAGAGCTAATGCTATAAAAGAAAATGTTATTGCTATTAATGAACTTTTCTTAATTAGTTCAGCTTCTGTAAATTCACCAATTAACTCAAAAGAAGTTATTATTAATGGTAATTTCACAGCTGCTCAAGCTCAAAAATTAGCTAATAAAATTAACTTTGGTTTAAGTAGTTATGATTTAGAGTTATTATCAAGTGTGTATGTAAATGCAAACTTAAATAACACAGCATTTGATTATGCAATTATTGCTGGTATTGTTATTTTCTCTGTAATTTCTCTTTTCATGATTATAAACTATGGTCTTTTAGGCGCATTAAGCACAATCAGTATAGCTTTATATATTTTCTTAACACTTTTAATGTTCACAGTGCTTAGAGGTGAATATTCACCAGCTACAATTGCTGCTTTAATTATCGGAATTGGAATTAGTGTTGATGCAAACGTAATAACGTTTGAAAGGCTTAAGAAAGAAGTTTATAGTGGTGATACACTAAATAAAGCCTTTAAAAATTCAAACAAAATGTCTATTTCGTCAATTATGGATGCTAACATCACAACCATCATTGTCGGTTTTATCTTGTTCTTCTTAGGAACAAAAGATGTTAGAGGATTTAGTATAACTCTTATTTTATCTATCCTATTTACGTTATTAGTTATGCTTGTCTTTACCCGTTTCTTAGCTACTATGCTTGTCGGCACCGGTGCATTCAATGATCGTTTATACCTTTTAGGAATTAGAAAAAGATATATTAAACACACTTCAAAATTAGGTATTTTGGTTAACAAGTCAAATTATCTTAAAAATGCTAAATGATTCGCTCTTCTTTCATTAATATTTATTATCGCTGGTTCAATTGTCTTTACTATTTTCGCAGTCCAAGGACAAGAATTTAGTGCAGGAATTAACCGTTCAATCGAATTTAGCGGTGGAATTAACTTCTTAGTAAATGCTGATGTTGCTAAAGGTCAAGAATTTACGCTTGATCAAGCAAATGAATTAAAATCTTTACTTGTTAAAAATGCAAGCGATTTAAATTTACTAAATCCAGAAAACGTTATTTCAATTCAAAGCGCTGATTCAAATTCATTAAATTATGTTTTATCAATTAAAACATCACAAGATCTTACAAATAGTGCAGATAAAATCAAAAACTTAATTAATGATTATAATTCTGATTTAATCGTAACTAACTACCTTGTATCTGCAGCTGAAGCTAATAAATTAGTGCTTAATGCGTTTATCGCTACAGGAATTAGCTTTATCGGTATTGTTATTTACATTCTTGTAAGAATGAATTGAACTTACTCAATTGCTGCAATTATTGGTTTATTACACGACTTTTTAATGGTAATTGCTTTTGTTGTTATTACAAGATTACAAGTATCAACAATTATTGTTGCTGCTGTGCTGTCAATTCTCGGTTTAAGTATCAACGATACAGTTGTAACATTCGATAGAATTAGAGAAAAAATCCAAAACAAATATGCAAACAAAATTTTAGATAAAAAAGATATTAAAGACATAATTAATTCAAGTATTGCAGATACTTTAAAAAGAAGTTTATTTACATCAGGAACAACTCTTTTTGCAGTAGCTACCTTGCTTGCATTTAAAAACGCAACCAACTTTACCTTTAACATAGTTATGCTTTTTGGTATTTTAATTGGGGTATATTCATCGATTTTCATTTGTTCATGAGTATGAAGCAAATTAGAATTATTCAGACAAAGAAGAATTCAAAAGAGAATTCAAACTGGTTATTGAAATATCAACAAACCTGAAGAGCAAACATTTAAAGGAATTAATGATTTCAAATATTAA
- the ruvB gene encoding Holliday junction branch migration DNA helicase RuvB, whose amino-acid sequence MNLDLRPLNFKEFIGQDKIKKTLQVMIKSAKVQNKPIDHILFYGMPGMGKTTLATIIANESDNNIHYVQGSNIEKKSDLISILSILKENDIVFIDEIHSINKGVVEFLYSAMEDFVFDLIIGAEGNSKAMRMKLKPFTLIGATTKLNEIVQPFKDRFGYLCRLSSYTLENMMEIIQKSSNALKIEIQENLIRLIAEYSRSTPRLANHLLKRINDFSISQEQKEIDKRIIMKTFKNLDLYEFGLTKDHIEYMSILKDGFEEKCVSLDTLCGLLLNSKENIINEIEPILLYLKLIEKNSRGRRITSKGIDYLIRQKLHK is encoded by the coding sequence ATGAACTTGGATCTAAGGCCGCTTAATTTTAAGGAATTTATTGGTCAAGACAAAATTAAAAAGACACTACAAGTAATGATTAAAAGTGCGAAAGTTCAAAATAAACCAATTGATCATATTCTTTTTTATGGAATGCCAGGGATGGGAAAAACTACTCTTGCTACTATTATCGCCAATGAATCAGATAACAACATTCACTATGTGCAAGGTTCGAACATAGAGAAAAAGTCTGATTTAATCAGTATTTTATCAATACTTAAAGAAAATGATATTGTCTTTATTGATGAGATTCATAGCATCAATAAAGGAGTTGTTGAATTTCTTTATTCAGCAATGGAAGATTTCGTTTTTGACTTAATTATAGGTGCAGAAGGTAATAGCAAAGCAATGAGAATGAAGCTTAAACCGTTTACTTTAATTGGTGCTACGACTAAATTAAATGAAATTGTCCAGCCTTTTAAAGATCGCTTTGGTTATTTATGTAGACTTTCATCATATACACTTGAAAATATGATGGAGATTATCCAAAAATCTTCAAATGCACTCAAAATCGAAATTCAAGAAAACCTTATCCGCTTAATTGCTGAATATTCAAGATCTACACCTAGACTTGCCAATCATTTATTGAAAAGAATTAACGATTTTTCAATTTCACAAGAGCAAAAAGAAATTGATAAAAGAATTATTATGAAAACCTTTAAGAATTTGGATTTATATGAATTTGGACTCACAAAAGATCACATTGAATATATGAGCATTTTAAAAGATGGATTTGAAGAAAAATGTGTATCATTAGATACACTTTGCGGGCTTTTACTTAACTCAAAAGAGAACATAATAAACGAAATCGAACCTATTTTGCTTTATTTGAAGCTAATTGAAAAAAATTCTAGAGGGAGAAGAATTACAAGCAAAGGTATTGATTATTTAATTAGACAAAAATTGCATAAATAA
- the ruvA gene encoding Holliday junction branch migration protein RuvA, whose product MILYKIGEIVYKNFNNLILENKGEGHIVNVANESRYNVGQKIKLYLYDYRTDYLCNTYGFKDFKERLLFVDLIAIDKVGPKIAMAILDKGWELVASWIAEDKWSDLASINFVSEKVAKNICNELQRKWAKITSNISKKTKEDLNNISEVSKTLETLGFKKKQIEYALENLKAKTNIDQMVEDSIKIIATKGQNELGSKAA is encoded by the coding sequence ATGATACTTTATAAAATTGGAGAAATTGTATATAAAAACTTTAATAACTTAATATTAGAAAATAAAGGGGAAGGGCACATTGTTAATGTAGCAAATGAATCTCGCTATAATGTAGGACAAAAAATTAAGTTATATTTATATGATTACAGAACTGATTATTTATGTAATACATACGGATTTAAAGACTTTAAAGAAAGACTTCTTTTTGTTGATTTAATTGCAATTGACAAAGTGGGTCCAAAAATAGCTATGGCAATTCTGGATAAAGGATGAGAATTAGTAGCTTCATGAATTGCTGAAGATAAATGAAGCGATCTTGCTAGCATTAACTTCGTTTCAGAAAAAGTTGCAAAAAATATTTGCAATGAATTACAAAGAAAATGAGCAAAAATTACTTCTAATATTTCTAAGAAAACTAAGGAAGATTTAAATAACATCTCTGAAGTTTCAAAAACGCTTGAAACATTAGGATTTAAGAAAAAACAAATTGAATATGCTTTAGAGAACTTAAAAGCAAAAACAAATATTGACCAAATGGTTGAAGATAGCATTAAAATAATAGCAACTAAGGGTCAAAATGAACTTGGATCTAAGGCCGCTTAA
- the rpmF gene encoding 50S ribosomal protein L32, producing the protein MAIVPKRKTSKQRKHKRNSHSALTMPNLVACPNCTMMKEQHVVCRECGFYKGQKVAGFVSNQDRIAK; encoded by the coding sequence ATGGCTATTGTTCCTAAACGTAAGACTTCTAAACAACGTAAACACAAGAGAAATTCTCACAGTGCATTAACAATGCCTAACCTTGTAGCTTGCCCAAACTGTACAATGATGAAAGAACAACACGTTGTATGTAGAGAATGTGGATTCTATAAAGGACAAAAAGTTGCTGGTTTTGTTTCAAACCAAGACCGTATTGCTAAATAA
- a CDS encoding MnuA family membrane nuclease: MMKKKRSKKAPVISSVASVAIAAIAIGGYFVYDKFFKTEQTTTNKNISLNKEGFNVTHWNILNYGGKNSNKGSLKVTGITEILANLDSSIIGLTEINHGAGNKVANIVEGLNKLQNKHNYASIIQNENDAINPTFENSKEQIAVLYDQNVFQPINFNGLAQNQMSFKQPIKFVGADRNTTYTRFPMINYFENKVNGAKVATIFAHFDSPDSNSKNGESDVKLPDSYQGVNISKSGQGSQEVSEAFGLEQVFEFVKKYVDPKTTIIFGGDTNIKPNNNTIFQHFEDINKYQTYYNSVDLEIYETSLGSSSSNPYANPYDKFLFIEGEKLDVIDANENTSQEYKELFKYDIVNMFNKYSEKYDRLKYRQLFKKENPDGSDSDFNIVKKISDHAPITMTVVYKK, from the coding sequence ATGATGAAAAAGAAAAGAAGTAAAAAAGCACCAGTAATTTCTTCGGTTGCTTCAGTAGCAATTGCTGCTATTGCAATTGGTGGATATTTTGTTTATGATAAATTTTTCAAAACAGAGCAAACCACTACAAATAAAAACATTTCATTAAATAAAGAAGGGTTTAACGTTACTCATTGAAACATCCTTAATTATGGTGGTAAAAATTCAAATAAAGGTTCATTAAAAGTAACAGGAATCACTGAAATTCTTGCTAATTTAGATTCTTCAATTATTGGCTTAACTGAAATTAATCACGGAGCAGGGAATAAAGTCGCGAACATTGTTGAAGGGTTAAATAAACTTCAAAATAAGCATAATTACGCTTCAATTATTCAAAACGAAAATGATGCTATTAATCCGACTTTTGAAAACTCAAAAGAACAAATTGCTGTTCTTTATGACCAAAACGTTTTTCAACCAATTAATTTCAATGGTTTAGCTCAAAACCAAATGTCATTTAAGCAACCTATCAAATTTGTTGGTGCAGACAGAAATACAACTTATACAAGATTTCCAATGATAAACTACTTTGAAAATAAAGTTAATGGTGCAAAAGTTGCTACTATTTTTGCACACTTTGATTCACCAGATAGTAATTCTAAAAATGGTGAAAGTGATGTAAAACTACCAGATAGTTATCAAGGAGTAAATATTAGTAAATCAGGACAAGGAAGTCAAGAAGTATCAGAAGCTTTCGGGCTTGAACAAGTATTTGAGTTTGTTAAAAAATATGTTGATCCTAAAACTACTATTATTTTTGGTGGTGATACAAATATTAAACCTAATAATAACACTATTTTTCAACACTTTGAAGATATTAATAAATACCAAACTTACTACAATTCCGTTGATTTAGAAATTTACGAAACTAGTTTAGGATCAAGCAGTTCAAACCCTTATGCAAACCCATATGACAAGTTTCTTTTTATAGAAGGTGAAAAACTTGATGTAATTGATGCAAATGAAAATACTTCACAAGAATATAAAGAGCTTTTCAAATACGATATTGTCAATATGTTCAATAAATATTCAGAAAAATATGATCGTTTAAAATACCGTCAGTTATTTAAAAAAGAAAATCCAGATGGATCTGACTCAGATTTTAATATAGTGAAAAAAATAAGCGACCATGCTCCTATAACAATGACTGTTGTGTATAAAAAATAA
- a CDS encoding nucleotidyltransferase, protein MFLREKRPHVGIVVEYNPFHNGHIYQIEQIKKMFPNCKITVAMSYKYSQRGEIIIAPWRVRKKYAKKYGVDKFVKLHTDISAQAAHIFASEAVLKLAKKGINYLVFGSETNDVNLFLKIANLIKNNLDQYNLLIKKYLKQKGNSFPRATNLALSELSGSNITMPNDILGLEYVKTIVNHNLDIIPISILRTIDFHSEETNNQFASASKIRSMLVSGEDISPFTPIPREKMTSKNISDTYKKFQKIVINTQKEKLAKMKMISEGVENLFKKNIHLETYEEFVEACVSKRYTRSRIKRAYLFVLLKKYK, encoded by the coding sequence ATGTTTTTAAGAGAAAAAAGGCCACATGTGGGTATAGTTGTAGAATATAATCCCTTTCACAATGGCCACATTTATCAAATTGAGCAAATTAAAAAAATGTTTCCAAATTGCAAAATAACTGTTGCAATGAGCTATAAATATTCTCAAAGAGGTGAGATAATCATAGCTCCTTGAAGAGTAAGAAAAAAGTATGCTAAAAAATATGGTGTAGATAAATTTGTCAAGCTTCATACCGATATTTCAGCTCAAGCTGCCCATATTTTTGCATCCGAAGCTGTCTTAAAATTAGCTAAAAAAGGTATCAATTACTTAGTTTTTGGTTCTGAAACAAACGATGTGAATTTATTTTTAAAAATTGCTAATTTAATCAAAAATAACTTAGATCAATACAACCTTCTTATTAAAAAATATCTAAAACAAAAAGGTAATTCGTTTCCTAGAGCAACCAATTTAGCTTTAAGCGAGCTTTCAGGAAGTAATATCACAATGCCTAATGACATTTTAGGCCTTGAATATGTCAAAACCATTGTTAATCACAATTTGGATATCATTCCAATTTCAATTTTAAGAACAATTGATTTTCATTCTGAAGAGACAAATAATCAATTTGCTTCAGCGTCAAAAATTCGTTCAATGCTTGTGAGTGGCGAAGATATTTCTCCTTTTACTCCTATACCTAGGGAGAAAATGACTTCTAAAAATATTAGTGACACTTACAAAAAGTTTCAAAAAATTGTTATTAATACTCAAAAAGAAAAGCTCGCGAAAATGAAGATGATCTCTGAGGGGGTGGAAAATTTATTTAAGAAAAACATTCATTTAGAAACTTATGAAGAGTTTGTAGAAGCTTGCGTTTCTAAGCGCTATACTCGTAGTAGAATTAAGCGAGCTTATCTCTTTGTTTTGCTTAAAAAATATAAATAA